A portion of the Pseudarthrobacter sp. L1SW genome contains these proteins:
- a CDS encoding thioredoxin domain-containing protein, giving the protein MVSNPAPPRDSARLARKVIWIILALIVAGCVAWYSVLTLGKPPESAPQPGGAEQLVRTDSHRLTSPAVEKAQLVEFLDFECPSCGSIHPVVEEFKAEFGDRITFVHRHFPLSAHPNSGQAALAAEAAGQQGQYQQMANRLFETQVQWAGSQQSQAPLFRTYAEQLGLDLSRFDAAVADPKTEERILADIADGEALGVTGTPTFFLNGEKLTLTTKADFRQKLADAAK; this is encoded by the coding sequence ATGGTCTCAAACCCGGCTCCACCCCGCGATTCTGCACGCCTTGCCAGGAAGGTCATCTGGATCATCCTTGCGCTGATTGTGGCCGGTTGTGTTGCCTGGTACTCGGTGCTGACGCTGGGGAAGCCACCGGAATCGGCGCCCCAGCCGGGAGGTGCCGAGCAGCTCGTGCGGACGGACAGCCACCGGCTGACCAGCCCGGCCGTGGAGAAGGCACAGTTGGTGGAGTTCCTCGATTTCGAATGCCCGTCCTGCGGTTCCATCCACCCGGTGGTGGAGGAATTCAAGGCGGAGTTCGGAGACAGGATCACGTTCGTCCACCGGCACTTCCCCTTGTCCGCCCACCCGAATTCGGGGCAGGCGGCCCTGGCAGCCGAGGCCGCCGGCCAGCAGGGGCAGTACCAGCAGATGGCGAACCGGCTGTTTGAAACCCAGGTGCAATGGGCCGGGAGCCAGCAGTCCCAGGCTCCCCTCTTCCGCACCTACGCCGAGCAGTTGGGACTGGACCTTTCCCGGTTCGATGCCGCAGTGGCCGACCCCAAGACGGAGGAGCGCATCCTGGCCGACATTGCGGACGGCGAGGCGCTGGGCGTGACCGGAACCCCCACCTTTTTCCTCAACGGCGAAAAGCTCACGCTGACCACCAAGGCGGATTTCCGGCAGAAGCTCGCGGACGCCGCCAAGTAG
- a CDS encoding metallopeptidase family protein: MPASLPPGLPIVPEGPSEPLRFTMPEDEFEAAVQDALDSIPEKLAGAMDNVAVFIEDDYVPKPGEDPDTVLLGLYEGVPLTERDSWWDAGSLPDRITIYREPILEICSSREDVIHEVAVTVVHEIAHHFGIDDHRLHELGWG, from the coding sequence ATGCCAGCCAGCCTGCCGCCGGGCCTGCCGATCGTTCCTGAGGGCCCCAGCGAGCCCCTTCGCTTCACCATGCCCGAGGACGAGTTCGAGGCGGCGGTCCAGGACGCCCTGGATAGCATTCCGGAAAAGTTGGCGGGCGCCATGGACAACGTGGCGGTCTTCATCGAGGACGACTACGTGCCAAAACCCGGAGAGGACCCGGACACGGTCCTGCTGGGGCTCTATGAGGGCGTGCCGTTGACCGAACGTGATTCCTGGTGGGACGCCGGCTCGCTGCCGGACAGGATCACCATCTACCGCGAACCCATCCTGGAGATCTGCTCCTCCCGGGAGGACGTCATCCATGAAGTTGCGGTGACGGTTGTGCACGAAATCGCGCACCACTTCGGGATCGACGACCATCGGCTGCACGAGCTCGGCTGGGGCTAG
- a CDS encoding DMT family transporter: MPSTSPASRTTTAPPQAAATRVKALGVASMVVTVVLWASAFVGIRAIGPHFSPGSLTLGRLAIAAVVLAVLVLPQLLKSRLLPRGREWWPILGYGVMWFGGYNVALNAAEHVLDAGTSALLINVNPILVAIMAGIFLKEGFPRWLIIGSLVAFAGVALIAFGSGQASMPGGRTTADVAGVLLCLLAAVLAAVSVIIQKPVLRKFPAAQATWFGIVVGALCCLPFAGQLISEVQAAPPQATWGLAYLGVFPTAIAFTTWAYALSLVDAGKLAATTYLVPGTTILISWLLLGEIPAVLGLVGGLVCLVGVGLTRRRSRNPRGAGPSASR, from the coding sequence ATGCCTTCAACCAGCCCCGCCAGCCGGACCACCACCGCACCACCCCAGGCCGCCGCCACCCGGGTGAAGGCGCTCGGGGTGGCCTCCATGGTGGTTACCGTGGTCCTCTGGGCATCGGCCTTTGTGGGTATCCGGGCAATCGGCCCGCACTTTTCCCCCGGCTCCCTGACGCTCGGCAGGCTGGCGATTGCCGCCGTCGTCCTGGCCGTGCTGGTCCTCCCCCAACTGCTGAAGAGCCGGCTGCTTCCCCGGGGCCGGGAATGGTGGCCCATCCTGGGCTACGGAGTGATGTGGTTCGGCGGGTACAACGTGGCGCTGAACGCCGCAGAGCATGTGCTTGACGCCGGAACCAGTGCCCTGCTGATCAATGTCAACCCGATCCTGGTGGCCATCATGGCCGGCATTTTCCTCAAGGAAGGCTTCCCGCGCTGGCTGATCATCGGGAGCCTGGTTGCCTTCGCCGGGGTGGCACTCATCGCCTTCGGGTCCGGCCAGGCGTCCATGCCCGGGGGACGCACGACGGCGGACGTCGCAGGCGTGCTGCTATGCCTCCTTGCCGCCGTGCTCGCCGCAGTCAGCGTCATCATCCAGAAGCCTGTGCTGCGGAAGTTTCCCGCCGCACAGGCCACGTGGTTCGGGATCGTTGTGGGCGCGCTGTGTTGCCTGCCCTTTGCCGGCCAGCTGATCAGCGAAGTGCAGGCGGCCCCGCCGCAGGCAACCTGGGGGCTCGCCTACCTGGGCGTCTTCCCAACAGCGATCGCCTTCACCACCTGGGCGTACGCGCTCTCGCTGGTGGACGCCGGGAAGCTGGCGGCCACCACTTATCTGGTACCCGGCACCACCATCCTGATTTCCTGGCTGCTGCTCGGTGAAATTCCCGCCGTCCTGGGCCTGGTTGGCGGGCTGGTGTGCCTGGTGGGCGTGGGGCTGACCCGGCGCAGGAGCCGGAATCCGAGAGGCGCCGGGCCGTCCGCTTCCCGCTAA